The following are encoded together in the Natator depressus isolate rNatDep1 chromosome 10, rNatDep2.hap1, whole genome shotgun sequence genome:
- the ISLR2 gene encoding immunoglobulin superfamily containing leucine-rich repeat protein 2 isoform X3, with amino-acid sequence MDPLLWLWIAAFLGVSQGCPEPCSCVDKYAHQFADCAYKDLQAVPVGLPSNVTTLSLSANKITSLQKSSFVEVTQVTSLWLAHNEISAIEQGTFAILVQLKNLDISRNQIVDFPWGDLYNLSALQLLKMNNNHMVKLPWEAFHTLKDLRSLRINNNKFTTIAEGTFDSLTSLSHLQIYNNPFNCTCRLLWLKSWAENTLISIPEKDSISCAAPDSLRGVPLGRIPDLQCAPPSVQLTYHPNLDNTELYDGFTLLLHCRVRGSPQPEVSWKVQTASQALEIKGPGVERAGNELPAGSSKQSAERFVVYGNGTLVIPHLSKREEGTYTCLATNELGSNQTSVNVAVAGAQKYPARPMEDPLAGKAQPGERKPGPKGSKNSVLSPEERSKPLSPTRHSSHSPGLEQVPSKRPPFEKNCGSSADTQYVSNHAFNQSSQLKQHTFDLGVIALDVSENEAKVQLTPFYGQPEKAHLRALYLCAESGQGHSMVQWSRIEEGVNSYWFQGLTPGTNYSVCLTYLGEDCQVQVVFTTKKEIPSLIIIVVVSIFLLALATVPLLGATCCHLITKYQGKTYKLIMKAQNPDQMEKHMAADFDPRASYLESEKNYNPSEAGEGEAEREAEGQRELERDESLVAESIAESQSKTNPEEFEVGSEYSDRLPLGAEAVNISQEINGNYRQPAR; translated from the coding sequence ATGGACCCGTTGCTCTGGCTGTGGATCGCAGCTTTCCTGGGGGTGAGCCAGGGCTGCCCGGAGCCCTGCTCCTGTGTGGACAAATACGCCCATCAGTTCGCAGACTGCGCTTACAAAGATCTGCAGGCGGTCCCCGTGGGGCTGCCCTCCAACGTGACCACCCTCAGCCTGTCCGCCAACAAGATCACCTCCCTGCAGAAGAGCTCCTTCGTGGAGGTCACCCAGGTCACCTCGCTGTGGCTGGCTCACAACGAGATCAGCGCCATCGAGCAGGGCACCTTCGCCATCCTGGTGCAGCTGAAGAACCTGGACATCAGCCGCAACCAGATCGTAGACTTCCCCTGGGGGGATCTGTACAACCTCAGCGCTCTGCAGCTGCTCAAGATGAACAACAACCACATGGTGAAGCTGCCCTGGGAGGCCTTCCACACCCTGAAAGACCTGAGGTCCCTGCGCATCAACAACAACAAGTTCACCACCATCGCCGAGGGCACTTTCGATTCGCTGACTTCCCTGTCTCACTTGCAGATCTACAACAACCCCTTCAACTGCACCTGCAGGCTCCTGTGGCTGAAGAGCTGGGCTGAGAACACCCTGATCTCCATCCCCGAGAAGGACTCCATCAGCTGTGCAGCCCCGGACAGCCTCCGAGGCGTCCCACTGGGGAGAATCCCAGACCTGCAGTGCGCGCCTCCCTCAGTGCAGCTGACCTACCACCCCAACTTGGACAACACCGAGCTCTACGACGGCTTCACGCTCCTGCTGCACTGCAGAGTCAGGGGCAGCCCCCAGCCGGAGGTCAGCTGGAAGGTGCAAACCGCCAGCCAAGCCCTGGAGATAAAGGGGCCCGGCGTGGAGAGGGCTGGGAACGAGCTACCCGCTGGCAGCTCCAAGCAGAGTGCAGAGCGCTTTGTGGTCTACGGGAACGGCACCCTGGTCATCCCTCACCTGAGCAAGCGAGAGGAAGGGACCTACACCTGCCTGGCCACCAACGAGCTGGGCAGCAACCAGACCTCGGTCAACGTGGCTGTGGCCGGTGCCCAGAAATACCCCGCCCGCCCCATGGAGGATCCCCTGGCAGGCAAAGCGCAGCCGGGGGAGAGGAAGCCGGGCCCCAAGGGCTCCAAGAACAGCGTCCTCAGCCCCGAAGAGAggtccaaacccctcagccccacccggCACAGCTCCCACTCGCCAGGGCTGGAACAGGTCCCCTCCAAGCGGCCCCCCTTCGAGAAGAATTGCGGCTCCAGCGCGGACACCCAGTACGTCTCCAACCATGCCTTCAACCAGAGTAGCCAGCTGAAGCAGCACACCTTCGACCTGGGCGTCATCGCGCTGGACGTGTCGGAGAACGAGGCCAAGGTGCAGCTCACCCCCTTCTACGGACAACCGGAAAAAGCCCACCTGCGGGCGCTCTACCTGTGCGCGGAGAGCGGCCAGGGCCACTCCATGGTGCAGTGGTCCAGGATCGAGGAAGGTGTGAACTCCTACTGGTTCCAGGGCTTGACCCCCGGCACCAACTACTCGGTCTGCCTGACTTACCTGGGGGAGGATTGccaggtgcaagtggtcttcacCACCAAGAAGGAGATCCCCTCCCTCATCATCATCGTGGTGgtcagcatcttcctgctggcCCTGGCCACCGTCCCCCTGCTGGGGGCCACCTGCTGCCACTTGATCACCAAGTATCAGGGCAAAACCTACAAACTCATCATGAAGGCCCAGAACCCAGATCAGATGGAGAAGCACATGGCGGCCGACTTCGATCCGCGGGCCTCTTACCTGGAGTCGGAGAAGAACTACAACCCAAGTGAGGCAGGAGAAGGTGAGGCAGAGCGGGAGGcggaggggcagagggagctggagcGAGATGAGAGCCTGGTGGCCGAATCCATCGCCGAGTCCCAATCCAAAACCAACCCAGAGGAGTTTGAGGTGGGGTCCGAATACAGCGACAGGCTGCCCCTGGGGGCCGAGGCTGTGAACATCTCCCAAGAGATCAATGGGAACTACAGGCAGCCAGCTCGCTGA
- the ISLR2 gene encoding immunoglobulin superfamily containing leucine-rich repeat protein 2 isoform X1, with translation MELKDFMQTHAWRRKMDPLLWLWIAAFLGVSQGCPEPCSCVDKYAHQFADCAYKDLQAVPVGLPSNVTTLSLSANKITSLQKSSFVEVTQVTSLWLAHNEISAIEQGTFAILVQLKNLDISRNQIVDFPWGDLYNLSALQLLKMNNNHMVKLPWEAFHTLKDLRSLRINNNKFTTIAEGTFDSLTSLSHLQIYNNPFNCTCRLLWLKSWAENTLISIPEKDSISCAAPDSLRGVPLGRIPDLQCAPPSVQLTYHPNLDNTELYDGFTLLLHCRVRGSPQPEVSWKVQTASQALEIKGPGVERAGNELPAGSSKQSAERFVVYGNGTLVIPHLSKREEGTYTCLATNELGSNQTSVNVAVAGAQKYPARPMEDPLAGKAQPGERKPGPKGSKNSVLSPEERSKPLSPTRHSSHSPGLEQVPSKRPPFEKNCGSSADTQYVSNHAFNQSSQLKQHTFDLGVIALDVSENEAKVQLTPFYGQPEKAHLRALYLCAESGQGHSMVQWSRIEEGVNSYWFQGLTPGTNYSVCLTYLGEDCQVQVVFTTKKEIPSLIIIVVVSIFLLALATVPLLGATCCHLITKYQGKTYKLIMKAQNPDQMEKHMAADFDPRASYLESEKNYNPSEAGEGEAEREAEGQRELERDESLVAESIAESQSKTNPEEFEVGSEYSDRLPLGAEAVNISQEINGNYRQPAR, from the exons ATGGAGCTAAAAGACTTTATGCAAACACATGCTTGGAG GAGGAAGATGGACCCGTTGCTCTGGCTGTGGATCGCAGCTTTCCTGGGGGTGAGCCAGGGCTGCCCGGAGCCCTGCTCCTGTGTGGACAAATACGCCCATCAGTTCGCAGACTGCGCTTACAAAGATCTGCAGGCGGTCCCCGTGGGGCTGCCCTCCAACGTGACCACCCTCAGCCTGTCCGCCAACAAGATCACCTCCCTGCAGAAGAGCTCCTTCGTGGAGGTCACCCAGGTCACCTCGCTGTGGCTGGCTCACAACGAGATCAGCGCCATCGAGCAGGGCACCTTCGCCATCCTGGTGCAGCTGAAGAACCTGGACATCAGCCGCAACCAGATCGTAGACTTCCCCTGGGGGGATCTGTACAACCTCAGCGCTCTGCAGCTGCTCAAGATGAACAACAACCACATGGTGAAGCTGCCCTGGGAGGCCTTCCACACCCTGAAAGACCTGAGGTCCCTGCGCATCAACAACAACAAGTTCACCACCATCGCCGAGGGCACTTTCGATTCGCTGACTTCCCTGTCTCACTTGCAGATCTACAACAACCCCTTCAACTGCACCTGCAGGCTCCTGTGGCTGAAGAGCTGGGCTGAGAACACCCTGATCTCCATCCCCGAGAAGGACTCCATCAGCTGTGCAGCCCCGGACAGCCTCCGAGGCGTCCCACTGGGGAGAATCCCAGACCTGCAGTGCGCGCCTCCCTCAGTGCAGCTGACCTACCACCCCAACTTGGACAACACCGAGCTCTACGACGGCTTCACGCTCCTGCTGCACTGCAGAGTCAGGGGCAGCCCCCAGCCGGAGGTCAGCTGGAAGGTGCAAACCGCCAGCCAAGCCCTGGAGATAAAGGGGCCCGGCGTGGAGAGGGCTGGGAACGAGCTACCCGCTGGCAGCTCCAAGCAGAGTGCAGAGCGCTTTGTGGTCTACGGGAACGGCACCCTGGTCATCCCTCACCTGAGCAAGCGAGAGGAAGGGACCTACACCTGCCTGGCCACCAACGAGCTGGGCAGCAACCAGACCTCGGTCAACGTGGCTGTGGCCGGTGCCCAGAAATACCCCGCCCGCCCCATGGAGGATCCCCTGGCAGGCAAAGCGCAGCCGGGGGAGAGGAAGCCGGGCCCCAAGGGCTCCAAGAACAGCGTCCTCAGCCCCGAAGAGAggtccaaacccctcagccccacccggCACAGCTCCCACTCGCCAGGGCTGGAACAGGTCCCCTCCAAGCGGCCCCCCTTCGAGAAGAATTGCGGCTCCAGCGCGGACACCCAGTACGTCTCCAACCATGCCTTCAACCAGAGTAGCCAGCTGAAGCAGCACACCTTCGACCTGGGCGTCATCGCGCTGGACGTGTCGGAGAACGAGGCCAAGGTGCAGCTCACCCCCTTCTACGGACAACCGGAAAAAGCCCACCTGCGGGCGCTCTACCTGTGCGCGGAGAGCGGCCAGGGCCACTCCATGGTGCAGTGGTCCAGGATCGAGGAAGGTGTGAACTCCTACTGGTTCCAGGGCTTGACCCCCGGCACCAACTACTCGGTCTGCCTGACTTACCTGGGGGAGGATTGccaggtgcaagtggtcttcacCACCAAGAAGGAGATCCCCTCCCTCATCATCATCGTGGTGgtcagcatcttcctgctggcCCTGGCCACCGTCCCCCTGCTGGGGGCCACCTGCTGCCACTTGATCACCAAGTATCAGGGCAAAACCTACAAACTCATCATGAAGGCCCAGAACCCAGATCAGATGGAGAAGCACATGGCGGCCGACTTCGATCCGCGGGCCTCTTACCTGGAGTCGGAGAAGAACTACAACCCAAGTGAGGCAGGAGAAGGTGAGGCAGAGCGGGAGGcggaggggcagagggagctggagcGAGATGAGAGCCTGGTGGCCGAATCCATCGCCGAGTCCCAATCCAAAACCAACCCAGAGGAGTTTGAGGTGGGGTCCGAATACAGCGACAGGCTGCCCCTGGGGGCCGAGGCTGTGAACATCTCCCAAGAGATCAATGGGAACTACAGGCAGCCAGCTCGCTGA
- the ISLR2 gene encoding immunoglobulin superfamily containing leucine-rich repeat protein 2 isoform X2, producing MARRKMDPLLWLWIAAFLGVSQGCPEPCSCVDKYAHQFADCAYKDLQAVPVGLPSNVTTLSLSANKITSLQKSSFVEVTQVTSLWLAHNEISAIEQGTFAILVQLKNLDISRNQIVDFPWGDLYNLSALQLLKMNNNHMVKLPWEAFHTLKDLRSLRINNNKFTTIAEGTFDSLTSLSHLQIYNNPFNCTCRLLWLKSWAENTLISIPEKDSISCAAPDSLRGVPLGRIPDLQCAPPSVQLTYHPNLDNTELYDGFTLLLHCRVRGSPQPEVSWKVQTASQALEIKGPGVERAGNELPAGSSKQSAERFVVYGNGTLVIPHLSKREEGTYTCLATNELGSNQTSVNVAVAGAQKYPARPMEDPLAGKAQPGERKPGPKGSKNSVLSPEERSKPLSPTRHSSHSPGLEQVPSKRPPFEKNCGSSADTQYVSNHAFNQSSQLKQHTFDLGVIALDVSENEAKVQLTPFYGQPEKAHLRALYLCAESGQGHSMVQWSRIEEGVNSYWFQGLTPGTNYSVCLTYLGEDCQVQVVFTTKKEIPSLIIIVVVSIFLLALATVPLLGATCCHLITKYQGKTYKLIMKAQNPDQMEKHMAADFDPRASYLESEKNYNPSEAGEGEAEREAEGQRELERDESLVAESIAESQSKTNPEEFEVGSEYSDRLPLGAEAVNISQEINGNYRQPAR from the exons ATGGCACG GAGGAAGATGGACCCGTTGCTCTGGCTGTGGATCGCAGCTTTCCTGGGGGTGAGCCAGGGCTGCCCGGAGCCCTGCTCCTGTGTGGACAAATACGCCCATCAGTTCGCAGACTGCGCTTACAAAGATCTGCAGGCGGTCCCCGTGGGGCTGCCCTCCAACGTGACCACCCTCAGCCTGTCCGCCAACAAGATCACCTCCCTGCAGAAGAGCTCCTTCGTGGAGGTCACCCAGGTCACCTCGCTGTGGCTGGCTCACAACGAGATCAGCGCCATCGAGCAGGGCACCTTCGCCATCCTGGTGCAGCTGAAGAACCTGGACATCAGCCGCAACCAGATCGTAGACTTCCCCTGGGGGGATCTGTACAACCTCAGCGCTCTGCAGCTGCTCAAGATGAACAACAACCACATGGTGAAGCTGCCCTGGGAGGCCTTCCACACCCTGAAAGACCTGAGGTCCCTGCGCATCAACAACAACAAGTTCACCACCATCGCCGAGGGCACTTTCGATTCGCTGACTTCCCTGTCTCACTTGCAGATCTACAACAACCCCTTCAACTGCACCTGCAGGCTCCTGTGGCTGAAGAGCTGGGCTGAGAACACCCTGATCTCCATCCCCGAGAAGGACTCCATCAGCTGTGCAGCCCCGGACAGCCTCCGAGGCGTCCCACTGGGGAGAATCCCAGACCTGCAGTGCGCGCCTCCCTCAGTGCAGCTGACCTACCACCCCAACTTGGACAACACCGAGCTCTACGACGGCTTCACGCTCCTGCTGCACTGCAGAGTCAGGGGCAGCCCCCAGCCGGAGGTCAGCTGGAAGGTGCAAACCGCCAGCCAAGCCCTGGAGATAAAGGGGCCCGGCGTGGAGAGGGCTGGGAACGAGCTACCCGCTGGCAGCTCCAAGCAGAGTGCAGAGCGCTTTGTGGTCTACGGGAACGGCACCCTGGTCATCCCTCACCTGAGCAAGCGAGAGGAAGGGACCTACACCTGCCTGGCCACCAACGAGCTGGGCAGCAACCAGACCTCGGTCAACGTGGCTGTGGCCGGTGCCCAGAAATACCCCGCCCGCCCCATGGAGGATCCCCTGGCAGGCAAAGCGCAGCCGGGGGAGAGGAAGCCGGGCCCCAAGGGCTCCAAGAACAGCGTCCTCAGCCCCGAAGAGAggtccaaacccctcagccccacccggCACAGCTCCCACTCGCCAGGGCTGGAACAGGTCCCCTCCAAGCGGCCCCCCTTCGAGAAGAATTGCGGCTCCAGCGCGGACACCCAGTACGTCTCCAACCATGCCTTCAACCAGAGTAGCCAGCTGAAGCAGCACACCTTCGACCTGGGCGTCATCGCGCTGGACGTGTCGGAGAACGAGGCCAAGGTGCAGCTCACCCCCTTCTACGGACAACCGGAAAAAGCCCACCTGCGGGCGCTCTACCTGTGCGCGGAGAGCGGCCAGGGCCACTCCATGGTGCAGTGGTCCAGGATCGAGGAAGGTGTGAACTCCTACTGGTTCCAGGGCTTGACCCCCGGCACCAACTACTCGGTCTGCCTGACTTACCTGGGGGAGGATTGccaggtgcaagtggtcttcacCACCAAGAAGGAGATCCCCTCCCTCATCATCATCGTGGTGgtcagcatcttcctgctggcCCTGGCCACCGTCCCCCTGCTGGGGGCCACCTGCTGCCACTTGATCACCAAGTATCAGGGCAAAACCTACAAACTCATCATGAAGGCCCAGAACCCAGATCAGATGGAGAAGCACATGGCGGCCGACTTCGATCCGCGGGCCTCTTACCTGGAGTCGGAGAAGAACTACAACCCAAGTGAGGCAGGAGAAGGTGAGGCAGAGCGGGAGGcggaggggcagagggagctggagcGAGATGAGAGCCTGGTGGCCGAATCCATCGCCGAGTCCCAATCCAAAACCAACCCAGAGGAGTTTGAGGTGGGGTCCGAATACAGCGACAGGCTGCCCCTGGGGGCCGAGGCTGTGAACATCTCCCAAGAGATCAATGGGAACTACAGGCAGCCAGCTCGCTGA